A single window of Vigna unguiculata cultivar IT97K-499-35 chromosome 1, ASM411807v1, whole genome shotgun sequence DNA harbors:
- the LOC114187918 gene encoding uncharacterized protein LOC114187918: protein MFQDPSSVTIPFRIGNLAIGKVLIDLGVSINLMPLSMLEEINGLKVKPTQMTLQLANPLIKCPYGVVEDVLVQVDKFTFLVDFVILYMKEDSEVPLILGRPFMKTTKVIKDVNGDKLTLRDQEEEVKFNMFEATYKLKLKDT, encoded by the coding sequence ATGTTCCAAGATCCCAGTAGTGTTACTATTCCTTTTAGAATTGGGAATTTAGCTATTGGGAAAGTGTTAATTGACTTGGGAGTTAGCATTAATCTGATGCCCTTATCTATGCTTGAGGAAATTAATGGCCTTAAAGTCAAACCCACACAAATGACTTTACAACTCGCAAATCCCTTAATCAAATGCCCTTATGGAGTTGTGGAAGATGTACTTGTACAAGTGGACAAGTTCACATTCCTAGTGGATTTTGTCATACTTTATATGAAAGAAGATAGTGAAGTTCCTCTCATTCttggaagaccattcatgaaaACCACCAAAGTTATCAAAGATGTTAATGGCGACAAGCTCACACTCAGAGACCAAGAGGAGGAAGTAAAGTTCAACATGTTTGAAgcaacatataaattaaaactaaaggATACCTAG